Proteins encoded within one genomic window of Gadus macrocephalus chromosome 16, ASM3116895v1:
- the LOC132474670 gene encoding P2Y purinoceptor 3: MPTTTHLSTESSFLGLLPFSSFYLGLELEPTVASALEGLTLVDSNVSRPSSPRCTYKEDFKRILLPAVYSLVFLIGLPLNSAVVLKIWRLRPNLSRNNIYMLNLAMADFLYVMSLPLLIYNYASHDYWPFGELACKMVRFQFYSNMHGSIFFLTCISLQRYVGICHPLASWHKEGGRRLAWIVCFGVWLVVALLCAPTFHFAATGTQRNRTVCYDMSRPDRSLDYYPYGMALTCLGFALPFLAVTACYCRMARLLCRPAAYQGVSGAAAASEKRDKAVRMIVVVVVVFAVSFLPFHLTKTLYLLVRTLPGAPCATRNLFSVVYKCTRPFASMNSVLDPILFYFTQPRYRQSTRRLLRRVTMLKDKGTSV; the protein is encoded by the exons AtgcccaccaccacacacctaTCCACGGAGTCCTCCTTCCTGGGTCTCCTTCCCTTCTCCAGCTTCTACCTGGGTCTGGAGCTGGAGCCCACAGTGGCCTCAGCGTTGGAGGGGCTGACGTTGGTCGACAGCAACGTCAGCCGGCCGAGCAGCCCGCGGTGCACCTACAAGGAGGACTTCAAGCGCATCCTTCTTCCTGCCGTCTACAGCCTCGTCTTCCTCATCGGCCTGCCTCTGAACTCGGCCGTCGTTCTGAAGATATGGAGGCTGCGCCCCAACCTGTCACGCaacaacatctacatgctcaaCCTGGCCATGGCAGACTTCCTGTAcgtgatgtcacttcctctgCTGATATACAACTATGCCAGCCATGACTATTGGCCCTTTGGTGAGCTTGCCTGCAAAATGGTGCGCTTCCAGTTCTACAG CAACATGCACGGGAGCATCTTCTTCCTCACCTGCATCAGCCTGCAGAGGTACGTGGGCATCTGCCACCCCCTGGCCAGCTGGCACAAGGAGGGCGGCCGGCGGCTGGCCTGGATCGTCTGCTTCGGGGTGTGGCTGGTGGTGGCCCTCCTCTGCGCCCCCACCTTCCACTTCGCCGCCACGGGCACCCAGAGGAACCGCACCGTGTGCTACGACATGAGCCGGCCCGACCGCTCCCTCGACTACTACCCCTACGGCATGGCGCTCACCTGCCTGGGCTTCGCGCTGCCCTTCCTGGCCGTGACGGCGTGCTACTGCCGCATGGCCCGGCTCCTCTGCCGGCCCGCCGCCTACCAGGGCGTgtcgggggcggcggcggcgagcgaGAAGCGGGACAAGGCGGTGCGCAtgatcgtggtggtggtggtggtgttcgcCGTCAGCTTCCTGCCCTTCCACCTCACCAAGACACTGTACCTGCTGGTGCGCACGCTGCCCGGCGCGCCCTGCGCCACGCGCAACCTCTTCTCCGTGGTGTACAAGTGCACGCGGCCCTTCGCCAGCATGAACAGCGTGCTGGACCCCATCCTCTTCTACTTCACCCAGCCGCGCTACCGCCAGAGCACCCGCCGGCTGCTGCGCAGGGTCACCATGCTCAAGGACAAGGGCACCAGCGTGTGA